The nucleotide window ATGAGTAATCTTATCTTTGTAGGTTTTATTCTCTTGCTCCCATTTGTAAGGAATGATGTGTTGGCTTAATTGGCTCAAATATCTGATTGAGATCGGGTTTGGGTGGAAGTTCTTCCGGAAACCCTTTCACATCTCCTTGATAACATTTAACAGAGGGCGGATGTTATGGTAAGGTTTTTCTTTTACGATCTGGTGATCAGAGCTCGAATCACATGCATTGATGTTTGGCGGAGTTCAAACCACATACATTGATGCTTAATTGCCACATTAGCCATAATGGAACATTTGATTCAGGCGAAGAGTGGCAATGTTGAGCGATAGTTTGTATTGATCAACTATATGTTTTTAATGCTGATCATTGATGTGTAAATAATATATATCCTTTTtcccttattttttatatttgtatatTAGGTAAATTCTCATAAAAGTCATTGCCAGTTTGccactgcatatatatatatatatatatatatatatatatatatatatatatatatatatatatatatatatatatatatatatattggtgggGATGGAAAAAGCGGAAGAAGTGGTAACAGGTCAACACACTTGTTGACTCGGGATGGAACTCCAGCCTCTCGCTACTTATCCGTCACAACTGGGTCACGAGGTCCGCCGCTGCGATCAAAAAGACGACCGGAAGAAGGGAGGTTGCAGGAAGCTTGGCCATGAATTTGCGTGTGCCGTTGCTGTTGATCCTACTCCTATGCCTGCCGCCGCagccatcgtcgtcgtcgtcggatcTTAATCCAAGCGTGTTCGAGGCGGATGCGGGCAACTGTACAAACATTCCCTACCCTTTCGGCGTCCGAAACCTGTCTTCCTTCATCCCCGGTTTCGAGATCGACTGCAACGTCCGCGGCGGCCTTCCCACTGTGTCGATCGGCACCAAGAAGCTACAACTCCTGAACATATCGGTGCAAGAAGGCTACGTGCGCGCCTTGCTCAGTCCGCTCGCCTTTGGGTACTGTAGCAGGAGACTTGCAGCCCCAACCACCAGGATCAGCCTGGAAGGCACTCCCTACACCTTCAACGACACCAGGAACAGGTACACGGTGATCGGCTGCGACGCCATGGTCGTCTTCCAGGGCCCCGGCCGCTCCCACGCTCACAACGACACCAGTGGATGCGTGGCGTTCTGCGCCACCCCGTTCACCCTGCAGAGCATGGTGAACGGCTATTGCTCCGGCATCGGCTGCTGTCAGACCGCCGTCCCCCGCGGTCTCAAGAGCTTCGACGCCAGCTACAGCAGCATCAGGAACCTCACCGACTGTCACGTCAACGACAGTACCTGCAGCGAGGTGTTCTTGGTCGACCAGAACGACTTCACCTTCTCTGCGAGAGACGTCAACACGATCACCGGTTCCACGACGCGGCCGGTTGTCCTGGACTGGGCGATAGGGAACGAGACGTGCGCCGAGGTCAAGCGCAGGAACAAGTCGGAACTCGCTTGCGGGCACAACAGCGAATGCTACGACTCCCCAAACGGCGGCTACCGCTGCAACTGCTCTCATGGCTACGCCGGGAATCCATACCTATCATCTCCACAAGGATGCACAGGTACATCATCTCCCAAGGGGAAAACAGTAGCCATCGCCGGTAACGGAGTATCCTCCAGTGTTAACCTAAACGGTGACCTTATGGATCGATGGCTTTGCAGATATCGACGAGTGTCGCGACCCGCAATCGAACCCTTGCGTGTGGAAATGCTTCAACGAGGAAGGGGGCGTCCACTGCTCTTGTCCTCCGGGAAGCAGTGGAGATGGCAGGAAACAGGGAGGATCCGGTTGCCAAAGGGACACGTTCCTTGAGATTGGTTTAGGTAGTAGGTCATACTCAAATCTCCTTGAACTCCTCCTTCCGCAGTTTAATAGAGTCGCCATTAAATCCTTGTCGTGCAGGAGTTGGGCTGTCCCTTTTGGTCATGATCGTAGGAGGAGGCATCTGGGTATACTTCGGACTGCAGAGGAGAAGGCTCACCAAGCTCAAGCAACAGCACTTCCTGCAGAACGGAGGCTTGTTACTGCAGCAGCATGTCTCTTCAAGGGAGTTCAGCGCCAGAATCTTCACGATCGAGGAACTGGAACGGGCGACCGACAACTTCGACGAGGTTAATGTGGTCGGGCGTGGAGGACACGGGACGGTGT belongs to Musa acuminata AAA Group cultivar baxijiao chromosome BXJ1-11, Cavendish_Baxijiao_AAA, whole genome shotgun sequence and includes:
- the LOC103970539 gene encoding wall-associated receptor kinase 5; the encoded protein is MNLRVPLLLILLLCLPPQPSSSSSDLNPSVFEADAGNCTNIPYPFGVRNLSSFIPGFEIDCNVRGGLPTVSIGTKKLQLLNISVQEGYVRALLSPLAFGYCSRRLAAPTTRISLEGTPYTFNDTRNRYTVIGCDAMVVFQGPGRSHAHNDTSGCVAFCATPFTLQSMVNGYCSGIGCCQTAVPRGLKSFDASYSSIRNLTDCHVNDSTCSEVFLVDQNDFTFSARDVNTITGSTTRPVVLDWAIGNETCAEVKRRNKSELACGHNSECYDSPNGGYRCNCSHGYAGNPYLSSPQGCTDIDECRDPQSNPCVWKCFNEEGGVHCSCPPGSSGDGRKQGGSGCQRDTFLEIGLGVGLSLLVMIVGGGIWVYFGLQRRRLTKLKQQHFLQNGGLLLQQHVSSREFSARIFTIEELERATDNFDEVNVVGRGGHGTVYRGILPDQQVVAIKRSKFMDESQIEHFINEVAILFRIRHRNVVRLLGCCLETQIPLLVYEFVSNGSLFQHLHESGGAPPLSWETRLRIATETAGALAFLHCKPSAPVIHRDVKSANILLDENYTAKVSDFGASRLVPLNQTHVTTLVQGTLGYLDPEYFHTSQLTEKSDVYSFGVVLLELLTSEKPISFCRSETARNLVAHFYTYLKENNLLNLVDARLVEEAGAMQLLAIAQVAKTCVALESSERPTMKELAVELSALSRLMKRHAELRRPQEEEDGSSRRLAPQGSGNDVGRDDAEMHLLWQDDEGSSKSRGNPPL